The Gemmatimonas aurantiaca T-27 DNA segment TCGCCGCGGGTGCGTTCCAGAAACGTGTCGAGGTGTAGCCCCACTGCCAGCTCGATGGTTTCGCAGGCAGCCCGGGTGGGGGCGATGACAATGACCCGGCCCGTGGCGGGCTTGGCTGCCACGAAGGCATCCCGGTCGGGCGGCAAGTAACGATCCTGGGGAGTGCGCACCCTGCAAGCTACACCCGGAAGCGGGAGAGTTACGGGCTGAACCGGGGTGAGGTAGATTTTAAGACTGTTATGGTTCCGTTCGCTTGAAAGGCGGCCCGCAGGGGCCGGTCTTCACCTGTCTTCCGACGTTTCTCCCCCTTGCTGCGCGACGCTGTATTCCGCTCTGGTGCCCCGGCGCTGATCGCTTCGGTGTGCCTTTTGGCCATGGCCTACCTCGCCACTGTTCATCGTGAACGGCTGGCGGGTTATTGGACAGTGGCCTGGGCGCTGTTGCTCGCCAGATACGGGTGGAATGCGACTTTTCTGCCCTTCACGGACACATGGGTGCTGGTGGTCGCACTCGTGCTGCGCGTGGGCTTCAGCGCCACGGTACTGGCAGGCGCGTTTGCACTCCGTGGTGAGCGGTTTTCGGCGGCAGCCATTGTGGCGATTTCGTTGGTGGTGCCGCTGACAGGCTTTGGGATTGCGACGGCGGTCGGCAATTCCCAGATCACGCCGCTGGTGTCGATGGGTGCCATGCTCATCATGCTCGCCCTGGCGGCCTGGCGACTTGCCACGGCGGCCGGGCTGCCAGCCGTGGAGCGTATCGCCACTGCGACTGCTCTGGCGACCTACGCCGTGTTGTCGGTCATCTCGCCCCGCCTCGATGACTCAACGACGGCATTTCAGGTCGTGACCCTTGGCACCTGGGCGGCGCAGCTCATCACCAGCTTTGGGCTGCTCGCGACGTTCCTCCGTATCTCACACGACCGCCAGGTGTCGTCGCACCGCACGATGGAATCGCGCCTGACCGACGCACTGGGCGGTTTTGTGCAGTTGTGCATGCACTGCAAGTCGGTGCGCGACGAACGGCTCCAGTGGCAGCCCCTCGAACGGTTCGTCGCGCGCCGCACGTCCTCGAAGCTGTCGCACGGCATCTGCCAGGACTGCGCGAAAGAGCACTATCCGGATGACTGGGAAGATATCCAGCCCCAGAGTGCCTGAACGTGGTGTGGAGTGAACCACTCACTCCACGTGCAGAATACCGACGGCGCCCTTTTGGCCGTGCCCAAATGCATGGTTCACGAACGGGAATTCACCCGGAATATCGCAGATCAGGTCGAACACCAGACCACCGCCCGCGGGCACCGTGAAGGTCTGCACTCCTCGGATGGGATTGGCCGGTGGCGCACCGAGCCACACCGAGTCGAATTGTTCGCCGACCACGTGGAAATGACACGGGTGTGACGGCCCGGCTGCGACCACCCAGAACCGCACACGGTCACCGACTTTCACACGAATCGGTTCCTTCATGTACTGCCCCGGCCGACCGTTGAAACAGACATGATCGGGCAGCGTGGAGAGCATCTTCTGGTAGTCGGACACCTGCACCCCGCCATTGCCAGCCGAGAGATAGTACTCGCCCTGTACGAGCACGAATTCCTTGGCCGGCGGCAAGCCCTCACGCGGCGACACAATGAGAGCCCCGTACATGCCTGCACCGATGTGCATCAACACGGGCGCGGTGCCGCAGTGATACATGAACGCGCCGGCATACTTCGGCGTGAACGTGAACGTGACCGACTCGCCTTTCGGGACTGACCGAAAAGCGACCTTGGGATCGATCTGCGCTCCGTGAAAATCGATCGAGTGCGGAATCACCACATCGTTGGTCAGCGTGAATTCGATGGTGTCTCCCACGCGACAATGCAGGATCGGTCCAGGCACGTCGCCTTCAAACGTCCACGCGGACACCACGACATCGTCGGTGATGCGCACCGGCACCTCGCGTGCATGCCAATGCAGGACCAGACGGCCGTTGGCCGGTGGTGGTGGCAACTCCGGCGCATAGCGGTGATACGTGACGGCCGATGCATCATTGGCCACACCGGCGACGGAGGTGTTGGCATGATGTTCTTCACGAACCACTGTGGAATCGAGGCGGCTGTTGGAGTTATCGGGGTACTGTGTTGGCGGACTCTTGGTCGGCGGCGCAGCAGATGACTGCGCGGCGTCGGGCCGATCACATGCCGAGAGTGCAGCCATCCCTGGGATAGCCAGACTGAGTGCCGATGCACGTGTGAGAAATGTGCGGCGGTCGCTGGCGGCATCACTCGCGGCGATCAGATCGGACAGCCGCGGGGTCGGGTCATTTGACATAGTTCGGATATGTGACGGGATTTTCCGGAAAGACGCGAATACGCCTATTCTGCGGAACCAGCCCAATACCCGCAATCCTAATGGGATATGGCCGCGCCGTCGATGTGCGCGGCGCGGCGGTCCCTTTACCGCTGGATCAGTTTGGTACGCTGGCCATTGCGGAAAATCTCCACACGATCGGCACGCCCGTCGCGATTGGAGTCGGTCCAGACCTGCAGCAGTTCACCCTGCGCATCGAGGAAGATGGCGCGCCAGGGCGCGCCGCCACGCCCCTGCTCTGGCACACGCACGATGAATTCGTTCGTGCCGAT contains these protein-coding regions:
- a CDS encoding multicopper oxidase domain-containing protein; this translates as MSNDPTPRLSDLIAASDAASDRRTFLTRASALSLAIPGMAALSACDRPDAAQSSAAPPTKSPPTQYPDNSNSRLDSTVVREEHHANTSVAGVANDASAVTYHRYAPELPPPPANGRLVLHWHAREVPVRITDDVVVSAWTFEGDVPGPILHCRVGDTIEFTLTNDVVIPHSIDFHGAQIDPKVAFRSVPKGESVTFTFTPKYAGAFMYHCGTAPVLMHIGAGMYGALIVSPREGLPPAKEFVLVQGEYYLSAGNGGVQVSDYQKMLSTLPDHVCFNGRPGQYMKEPIRVKVGDRVRFWVVAAGPSHPCHFHVVGEQFDSVWLGAPPANPIRGVQTFTVPAGGGLVFDLICDIPGEFPFVNHAFGHGQKGAVGILHVE